The proteins below are encoded in one region of Candidatus Krumholzibacteriota bacterium:
- a CDS encoding FAD-dependent oxidoreductase, whose protein sequence is MVEKVEFKTYREMPIRPMTVTDMLWNRTGSWRNVRPYYDYKTSPCKAGCPTGENIQRYIYLVTENDYENAWKTIIDSNPMPAVTGRVCFHPCMANCTRRDFDESVNINAIERSLGDKGLENPQWMSRSKATKNEKVAVVGSGPAGLSCAFYLARQGYPVTLFEMEKALGGILRWGIPEFRLPNDTLDKVISAIVESGPIKVRTGIEVGRDPGIEEIESEYDAVFLGLGLTRSREIGIDNEDCKGVEPGLEFLKRVNSGEKVDPGKKVAVIGGGNTAMDVARSAIRCGSDVTVFYRRTMAEMPAIREEIEEAEKEGVKFHFLCAPKELVVKGKRLSSVVFQKMELGEPDDSGRRRPVPVEGETFSVEVDSLFPAIGEQADLDPFSGHLETEWDLVSAKGDFGETSNEKIFAGGDIVTGAASVVEAIAAGRKAAERIGRFLSGEEEPIMTPPNVVGIDDMNTAYFSHVKQNRVPTIAAEQIKGTFREIKTGFTEELLHNEADRCFSCGVCNYCDNCWIFCPDVAIKRGKDEYEIDYDYCKGCLVCVEECPRSAFSTREEGK, encoded by the coding sequence ATGGTCGAAAAGGTGGAATTTAAAACGTACAGGGAAATGCCGATCCGCCCGATGACGGTTACAGATATGCTCTGGAACCGTACTGGCTCATGGCGGAATGTCCGTCCCTACTACGATTACAAGACTTCTCCGTGCAAGGCGGGATGCCCGACTGGTGAGAATATCCAGCGATATATCTATCTGGTGACGGAGAATGACTACGAAAACGCGTGGAAGACTATAATCGATTCCAACCCGATGCCTGCCGTGACCGGCAGGGTCTGTTTTCATCCGTGCATGGCGAACTGTACTCGGAGGGATTTTGACGAATCGGTGAATATCAACGCGATAGAACGGTCTCTGGGAGACAAAGGGCTTGAAAATCCTCAGTGGATGAGCAGATCGAAAGCGACGAAGAATGAGAAGGTCGCTGTCGTCGGGAGTGGCCCAGCCGGCCTGTCATGCGCTTTTTATCTCGCCAGGCAGGGATATCCGGTCACTCTATTCGAGATGGAGAAAGCTCTCGGCGGGATACTCCGCTGGGGGATCCCCGAGTTCAGGCTCCCGAACGATACTCTCGACAAGGTCATAAGCGCGATAGTCGAATCAGGTCCGATCAAGGTCAGGACCGGGATAGAAGTCGGTCGGGATCCAGGCATCGAGGAGATCGAGAGCGAATACGACGCGGTATTTCTCGGTCTCGGACTTACACGCAGCCGCGAGATCGGGATCGACAATGAGGATTGCAAGGGAGTCGAACCTGGACTCGAATTTCTAAAAAGGGTGAACAGTGGTGAAAAGGTAGATCCGGGTAAAAAAGTAGCTGTCATAGGAGGCGGAAATACTGCGATGGATGTCGCCAGGTCGGCGATAAGGTGTGGAAGCGATGTAACGGTATTTTACAGAAGAACGATGGCGGAGATGCCTGCTATAAGGGAAGAAATAGAAGAAGCGGAGAAGGAAGGGGTAAAATTCCATTTCCTCTGCGCTCCGAAAGAACTGGTGGTAAAGGGAAAGAGACTCTCAAGTGTCGTATTCCAGAAGATGGAACTGGGAGAGCCTGACGATTCGGGCCGGAGGCGTCCGGTCCCGGTCGAGGGAGAGACCTTCAGCGTTGAGGTCGACAGCCTGTTTCCCGCTATCGGCGAGCAGGCCGATCTCGATCCGTTCAGCGGCCACCTGGAGACGGAATGGGATCTTGTCAGCGCAAAAGGTGATTTCGGAGAAACAAGCAATGAGAAGATCTTCGCCGGAGGAGATATTGTCACAGGCGCGGCCAGCGTCGTAGAGGCGATAGCCGCCGGACGCAAGGCGGCAGAGAGGATCGGACGATTCCTTTCGGGCGAGGAAGAACCGATAATGACTCCTCCCAATGTCGTGGGGATCGATGATATGAATACGGCGTATTTCTCACACGTGAAACAGAACAGGGTGCCGACGATCGCCGCAGAACAGATAAAGGGGACGTTCAGGGAGATCAAAACGGGATTCACCGAAGAGCTGCTTCATAATGAAGCTGACCGCTGTTTCTCCTGCGGAGTCTGCAACTACTGCGACAACTGCTGGATCTTTTGCCCCGACGTCGCGATAAAACGCGGCAAGGATGAATATGAGATCGATTATGATTATTGCAAAGGCTGCCTTGTTTGCGTTGAGGAATGCCCTCGCAGCGCCTTTTCAACGCGGGAGGAGG